The Streptomyces sp. NBC_00162 sequence TGGGCTATCTGGACTTCGCGGGCGACTCCGACACGGCCATCGCCATCCGCACCGCGCTGCTGCGCGACGGCACGGCGTACGTGCAGGCCGGCGCCGGGGTCGTGGCCGACTCGGTGCCCGAGCTGGAGGACAACGAGTGCCGCAACAAGGCGGCCGCCGTGCTGCGCGCGGTGGGAGCGGCGAACCGCCTCCACAGCTCGTGAGGGCGTAAGGGATAGTGGGGTACGTGAGTGCCGTACCCCCGCCCCGAACCGATACCGACGCCGAGGCCCCCGAGAGCCGCAGCGGCCGCCGCAGCGTGGCCGTCGCCCTGCTGCTCGGCACCCTCGGCTCCACCGTCGTGCTGCTCGCCTCCGGCCGGGTCTGGGCCCGGGGCACCACCGCCCTCGGCGGCGACTCGCTCGCGCTGACCGCGGACGGGCAGGCCGTCACCGGGCTCCCCGCGGCCCTGGCCATCGTCGGCCTCGCCGCCCTGGTCGCCGTCTTCGCCGTACGCGGCAAGGGCCGGCTGCTGGTGTCGGGGCTGCTGGCGCTCAGCGGCCTGGGCGCGGCGCTGACCGCGGTCTTCGCCGCCGACGGCCGCCGGGCCCTGGACGCGGAGGCCGCCCGTACGACGGCGGACGCCGCCGCGCAGGTGGCGGGGCTGACCCAGACCGCGTGGCCGTACGTCACGGCCGCCGGGGCGGCCCTGATCCTGGCCGCCGGACTGCTGGCCCTGCGCTTCGGCCGGAGCTGGCCCGCCATGGGCGGCCGCTACGAGCGCGACGGCAGCCCCCGTACGCGCAAGCCGGCCGTGGTGGATCCGGACCGGCCGGAGGATCTGTGGAAGGCTCTGGACCGCGGCGAGGACCCGACCGGCTGACGCACCCCCCGTGGACGGCGGCCCCGCCCGGTGCGGGACAATGGGCACCGAGCGTTCGACACAGACCGCGCGCTCGACAGAGCACCGCGACAGAGCAACGAGGAGCAACTCATGGCGGGCACAGACCACGGACACACCCCGGCCGCCTGGACCGGTGTCACCATCGCCTTCATCGGCTTCTGCATTTCCGGCGCCTACATGGTGCTCGCGAACCCGATCGGCTTCTGGGCGGGCCTCGTCGTGGTCGCGATCGGTGGCGTCGTCGGCATGGCGATGAAGGCGGCGGGCATGGGTGCGCCGAAGGCCTCCCACAAGGACCTCGCCGAGGTCATCGCAGCCTCCAAGGTCCCCGCCAAGGTCTGAGCGCGGTACCGAGGATCCGAAAGGCGCGGCCCCGTCGGGCTGCGCCTTTTGTCATGACCGGTGAGAATCAGCGGGTGGACGCCTCTCGCACCCCCGATGCCCTGCCGCCGCAGGCCGCGCCCGTCGTACCGATGTCCCGGGCCCGGCGCCTGCGCACACCGGCGCTCACCCTGGTCGCGGCCGCCGCGGCGTTTGCGTACGTGG is a genomic window containing:
- a CDS encoding TIGR02234 family membrane protein, which translates into the protein MGYVSAVPPPRTDTDAEAPESRSGRRSVAVALLLGTLGSTVVLLASGRVWARGTTALGGDSLALTADGQAVTGLPAALAIVGLAALVAVFAVRGKGRLLVSGLLALSGLGAALTAVFAADGRRALDAEAARTTADAAAQVAGLTQTAWPYVTAAGAALILAAGLLALRFGRSWPAMGGRYERDGSPRTRKPAVVDPDRPEDLWKALDRGEDPTG
- a CDS encoding HGxxPAAW family protein, which encodes MAGTDHGHTPAAWTGVTIAFIGFCISGAYMVLANPIGFWAGLVVVAIGGVVGMAMKAAGMGAPKASHKDLAEVIAASKVPAKV